The following proteins are encoded in a genomic region of Prochlorothrix hollandica PCC 9006 = CALU 1027:
- a CDS encoding ABC-F family ATP-binding cassette domain-containing protein, with the protein MLRLEQISKIYPTGEVLRNVSWEVKPGDCLGLVGSNGAGKSTQLRIIMGEVEPTGGEIIRPSNFHIAYLTQEFEVDPQRTVRDEFWQVFGEATAVHNDYQRVQVALETAAPAELDSLIHDLDRLQRRFEALDGYGLDARIEKILPEMGFETGDGDRYVSEFSGGWQMRMSLGKILLQQPDLLLLDEPTNHLDLESIEWLEQYLKKLNTAKVIVSHDRTFLDRLCTQIIETERGVSTTYLGNYSVYVQQKAEQREALLAAYGNQQKEIERQQAFVDRFRASATRSTQAKSREKQLDKIERIEVPLESGSGPAFHFPDAPRSGRDVVKVENLTHAYGDNILLLESNLLVERGDRVALLGANGSGKSTLLRLMMGLEQPVEGSVTLGEHQVIASYFEQNQAEALDLDKTVMATLHDEAPQMTNTEVRSLLGRFGFSGDTVFKAVGYLSGGEKARVALAKMLLRPANLLLLDEPTNHLDIPAKEMLEQALKAYDGTVVIVSHDRYFMGQVANKIVELIDGELRVYLGNYEYYLEKVQEEKDKKRLTALEAEKAAKAAAKREKQKEKLTGRKQKRKAQGLTA; encoded by the coding sequence ATGCTTCGACTTGAACAAATCAGTAAAATTTATCCCACAGGGGAAGTTCTCCGCAATGTGAGTTGGGAAGTGAAACCAGGGGACTGCCTGGGGCTAGTGGGGTCTAACGGGGCAGGCAAGTCTACCCAACTGCGCATCATCATGGGGGAAGTGGAACCCACCGGCGGGGAAATTATTCGCCCCAGCAATTTCCACATCGCCTATTTAACCCAAGAATTTGAAGTGGATCCCCAGCGCACGGTGCGGGATGAGTTTTGGCAGGTGTTTGGGGAAGCAACAGCGGTTCACAACGACTATCAACGGGTACAGGTGGCCCTGGAAACTGCCGCACCGGCGGAGCTGGACTCCCTGATCCATGATCTGGATCGGTTGCAACGGCGCTTTGAAGCCTTGGATGGCTATGGGCTGGATGCCAGAATCGAGAAAATTCTGCCGGAAATGGGCTTTGAGACCGGCGATGGCGATCGCTACGTCAGTGAGTTCAGCGGTGGCTGGCAAATGCGCATGAGTTTAGGCAAAATTCTGTTGCAACAGCCCGACTTATTGCTACTGGATGAACCGACCAACCATTTGGATCTCGAAAGCATTGAGTGGCTGGAGCAATACCTCAAAAAACTGAATACGGCGAAGGTGATTGTCTCCCACGATCGCACCTTCCTCGATCGCCTGTGTACCCAAATCATTGAAACAGAGCGGGGTGTATCCACCACCTACTTGGGCAATTACAGCGTGTATGTGCAGCAGAAGGCTGAACAGCGGGAAGCTCTCCTGGCGGCCTATGGCAACCAACAAAAGGAAATTGAGCGGCAACAGGCGTTTGTCGATCGCTTCCGGGCCAGTGCCACCCGCAGCACCCAAGCCAAGAGCCGGGAAAAACAACTGGACAAAATTGAACGTATTGAAGTGCCCCTGGAGAGTGGCTCTGGTCCAGCCTTCCATTTTCCCGATGCGCCCCGCAGTGGCCGCGACGTGGTGAAGGTGGAAAATCTAACCCATGCCTACGGTGACAATATTTTGTTATTGGAGTCCAATTTGTTGGTGGAGCGGGGCGATCGGGTGGCCCTCCTGGGGGCCAATGGCTCCGGGAAGTCCACCCTATTGCGGTTGATGATGGGCCTAGAGCAGCCCGTAGAAGGTAGCGTGACCCTGGGGGAACACCAGGTTATAGCCAGCTATTTTGAACAAAACCAGGCCGAAGCCCTCGACCTCGACAAAACGGTGATGGCCACTCTCCACGACGAAGCTCCCCAAATGACCAACACGGAAGTGCGCAGCTTACTGGGCCGCTTTGGGTTTAGTGGCGATACGGTGTTTAAAGCTGTGGGTTATCTCAGTGGGGGGGAGAAGGCCCGCGTGGCTCTGGCTAAGATGCTGCTGCGTCCCGCCAACTTATTGCTGTTGGATGAGCCGACCAATCATCTGGATATTCCCGCCAAGGAAATGCTGGAACAAGCCCTGAAAGCCTATGATGGCACCGTGGTGATTGTTTCCCACGATCGCTACTTTATGGGGCAGGTGGCCAACAAGATTGTGGAACTAATTGACGGGGAGCTACGGGTTTACCTGGGGAACTATGAGTATTACCTGGAGAAGGTGCAAGAAGAGAAAGATAAAAAGAGATTGACTGCCCTAGAAGCTGAAAAGGCCGCGAAAGCAGCAGCTAAGCGGGAAAAACAAAAAGAAAAACTAACTGGCCGTAAACAGAAACGGAAAGCTCAGGGACTTACCGCTTAA
- the rsmI gene encoding 16S rRNA (cytidine(1402)-2'-O)-methyltransferase codes for MEPGQADGPASEAGKPLDPLLDPPLNPPLNPPLDPGNASDPDPGDTAIDPHQVSQNSIAPDPGSLPRVPSPQPVTPSTLYVVSTPIGNLGDMTFRAVDVLRQVDVIAAEDTRCTGRLLHYFQITTPQLSYHHHNRSQRLQPLVQRLQAGQSIALVSDAGSPGISDPGVELVQACIAAGLGVVPIPGSSAVITGLMGSGLPLDRFTFEGFLPSQPSARRSALEQLQGEMRTVVFYESPHRLRAMLTDLEAVLGGDRPLVLARELTKRYEEFWRGTVAEAVVIYGQRQPQGEYTVMVGGAGVQAVQPTEESLKGELMALMAQGLSRSQASRQLARLTPFTRQHIYQLALTLPQDSL; via the coding sequence ATGGAGCCAGGGCAGGCTGATGGGCCAGCGTCAGAGGCTGGGAAACCCTTGGATCCCCTCTTAGATCCCCCATTAAATCCCCCATTAAATCCCCCCTTAGATCCCGGTAATGCTTCAGACCCAGACCCAGGGGACACCGCGATCGATCCGCACCAGGTCTCCCAGAACTCGATCGCCCCGGATCCCGGCTCTTTACCCAGGGTTCCCAGCCCCCAACCTGTCACCCCCTCCACCCTCTATGTGGTGTCTACCCCCATTGGTAATCTGGGGGATATGACCTTTCGGGCCGTGGATGTGTTGCGCCAGGTCGATGTGATTGCTGCCGAGGATACCCGTTGCACCGGGCGATTATTGCACTACTTCCAGATCACCACTCCCCAACTCAGCTATCACCACCACAACCGCAGCCAGCGACTGCAACCCCTGGTGCAACGGCTCCAGGCTGGTCAGTCCATTGCCCTGGTGAGCGACGCGGGATCACCGGGAATTTCTGATCCGGGGGTGGAACTGGTGCAAGCCTGTATTGCCGCCGGTTTAGGGGTGGTGCCCATTCCTGGGTCCAGTGCCGTGATAACGGGATTAATGGGGTCTGGGTTACCCCTGGATCGGTTTACCTTTGAAGGATTTTTGCCCTCCCAGCCGTCGGCCCGCCGTTCAGCCCTAGAGCAACTCCAGGGGGAGATGCGCACCGTCGTGTTCTATGAGTCTCCCCACCGACTGCGGGCCATGTTGACGGACCTAGAAGCGGTATTAGGGGGCGATCGGCCCCTGGTTCTGGCCCGGGAACTGACCAAGCGCTACGAAGAGTTTTGGCGGGGCACCGTCGCCGAAGCCGTGGTGATCTATGGCCAGCGTCAACCCCAGGGGGAATACACGGTCATGGTGGGGGGGGCTGGGGTTCAGGCGGTGCAACCCACGGAGGAATCCCTGAAGGGGGAACTCATGGCCCTGATGGCCCAAGGCTTATCCCGCTCCCAGGCCAGTCGCCAACTGGCACGGCTCACCCCGTTCACCCGTCAGCATATTTATCAGTTAGCCTTAACGCTGCCCCAGGATTCCCTATGA
- a CDS encoding helix-turn-helix domain-containing protein, producing MAPSKLSEDDKHEILNLYRQTDETTSTLAQRFGVSVSTISRFLKNKLSATEYNQLMRKKRQYTSRSEAEIEAEIESEDQETDPSPASMADVAPQEPVTAAPSRAGGSSSTRSVPRRSSVLPPLKATETNATQTDTAEADQFTSDQADVDPVSGRRKRRRSSAPTSPSTPEPSLDSSPPVPRILPPIARSIPEAVPIILSAPVVTSFGSGGSGSSTPTVPAPTASTPTGLPLPSRPTLRSTAAPTQISLWSTPEDDSLELEEEEDQAMAEYLAALGEDGFGASSDEDDDDFDDEDLEESESPAPVFFVGGDRRSDHMLQVLPLAVANLPDIAYLVIDRTAELVTCPLHTFQELGSIPMEEADRRTLPLFDNHRVARRFSKANQRVIKFPNPGMLHKTLTYLEAKGITRLLVDGQVYSLEN from the coding sequence ATGGCTCCCAGCAAGTTATCTGAGGATGACAAACACGAAATTCTTAACTTGTATCGGCAAACGGATGAGACTACCTCAACCCTGGCCCAGCGCTTTGGTGTTAGTGTCAGTACCATCAGCCGTTTTCTGAAAAATAAGCTATCTGCGACTGAATATAACCAGTTAATGCGGAAAAAGCGGCAATATACTAGCCGTAGTGAAGCAGAGATCGAAGCAGAGATCGAATCTGAGGATCAGGAGACCGATCCATCCCCAGCGTCCATGGCCGATGTTGCGCCCCAGGAACCTGTGACTGCCGCCCCAAGTCGGGCTGGGGGTTCCAGCTCAACCCGTAGCGTCCCCCGCCGTTCCTCGGTCTTGCCTCCCCTCAAGGCCACAGAGACCAACGCGACCCAAACTGACACTGCTGAGGCAGATCAGTTCACCTCAGACCAAGCTGATGTCGATCCCGTCTCTGGACGGCGTAAGCGGCGACGTTCCTCCGCGCCCACTTCCCCTTCAACCCCTGAACCCAGCTTGGACAGTTCTCCCCCCGTCCCTCGTATCCTGCCGCCGATCGCCCGCTCCATACCGGAGGCTGTACCCATTATCCTGTCTGCTCCCGTGGTGACATCCTTTGGATCCGGTGGATCTGGGTCTTCCACCCCCACTGTGCCTGCACCCACTGCCTCCACTCCCACGGGGTTACCCCTGCCATCTCGCCCCACCCTGCGATCGACGGCAGCCCCCACTCAAATCAGCCTGTGGTCCACCCCAGAGGACGACTCTCTGGAACTGGAGGAAGAAGAAGATCAGGCCATGGCCGAGTATTTAGCGGCCTTAGGGGAGGACGGGTTTGGTGCCTCCAGCGACGAAGATGACGATGACTTTGACGATGAGGACCTAGAGGAGAGCGAGAGTCCGGCTCCGGTCTTTTTTGTAGGGGGCGATCGCCGCAGCGATCACATGCTGCAAGTGTTGCCCCTAGCCGTCGCCAACTTACCGGACATCGCCTATCTGGTGATCGATCGCACCGCTGAGCTAGTCACCTGTCCCCTCCACACCTTCCAGGAACTGGGATCCATCCCCATGGAGGAGGCCGATCGTCGCACCTTACCCCTGTTCGATAACCATCGGGTAGCCCGTCGTTTTTCCAAGGCTAACCAACGGGTGATCAAGTTCCCCAACCCAGGAATGCTCCATAAAACCCTCACCTACCTAGAGGCCAAGGGCATCACCCGTCTGCTGGTGGATGGCCAGGTTTATTCCTTGGAGAACTGA
- a CDS encoding YiaA/YiaB family inner membrane protein, which produces MESTVFSRIKDTNAWLFQVWLSWFLAMAFTGIGIAFLPVNPWQRAFLGMGFVFSINSSFVLAKTVRDRHESSQVTARIDEARIEKILSDNHPLK; this is translated from the coding sequence ATGGAAAGCACTGTTTTTAGCCGCATTAAAGATACCAATGCTTGGCTGTTCCAAGTCTGGTTATCGTGGTTTTTAGCCATGGCCTTCACGGGCATAGGTATTGCTTTTTTACCGGTTAATCCTTGGCAGCGGGCTTTTCTGGGGATGGGATTTGTGTTCTCTATTAATTCATCCTTTGTCTTAGCCAAGACGGTGCGCGATCGCCATGAATCCTCCCAGGTTACGGCTCGCATTGATGAGGCCCGCATTGAAAAGATTTTGAGTGATAACCATCCCTTAAAGTAA
- a CDS encoding lipopolysaccharide assembly protein LapA domain-containing protein: protein MNPLFSLAASLICGFWLMVIAIVASQNPTPIALRFLGLRSVPIPLGLVVALCGVLGLVMTSLLLGLWTQFSKE from the coding sequence ATGAACCCCTTATTTTCCCTCGCTGCCAGTCTCATCTGTGGCTTTTGGTTGATGGTCATTGCCATTGTGGCCAGCCAAAACCCCACCCCCATCGCCCTGCGCTTTTTGGGGTTGCGATCGGTGCCCATCCCCCTGGGCTTGGTGGTGGCGCTGTGTGGGGTGCTGGGGTTGGTGATGACAAGCCTGTTACTGGGGCTGTGGACTCAGTTCTCCAAGGAATAA
- a CDS encoding amidase, whose amino-acid sequence MNPTDLAFTPALDQASLIRQKQVSPLELVDLYLDRIERLNPRLGSYFTVMATEARAEAQAKTESLAHNPADLPPFFGVPLSIKDLNPVAGVPCSYGIAAARDRRATEDDGVVTRLRSAGFIILGKTATSQLASLPYTEPPGFAPARNPWNLDYTPGGSSGGAAAALAAGLCAVAQGSDGGGSLRGPALCCGVVGLKPSRGRVSFAPVGDRMGGMAVNGPLGRTVADTAALLDVMAGYVQGDPYWLPDPQPSFLVTSQRASRSAITPLRIGFTTTIPPFGCAAAPCSQAVETTAQRLAALGHHLEPMTLPDLTPLIDPFTVLWQCVIAEAQVPWVVLERFNRWLAWRAAWINSGAYQRALTQVQRLGRTIVTATAAFDAVLLPVYLHQPIRVGQWQGRSSAQTLQDVIRWIAPCPPFNASGQPALALPTGELDSHGLPLGVQLVGRSGDEATLLTLAAQLEAAHPWALRSPLDGITPF is encoded by the coding sequence ATGAACCCTACTGACCTAGCCTTTACCCCCGCCCTCGACCAAGCTAGCCTCATTCGCCAAAAACAGGTGTCGCCCCTGGAACTGGTGGATCTCTACCTCGATCGCATTGAACGCCTCAATCCCCGCCTGGGCAGCTACTTCACGGTGATGGCGACGGAAGCCCGCGCCGAAGCCCAGGCCAAAACCGAGTCTTTGGCCCACAATCCCGCTGATTTGCCCCCGTTTTTTGGGGTGCCCCTATCCATTAAAGACCTCAACCCGGTGGCGGGGGTGCCCTGTAGCTATGGCATCGCAGCGGCCCGCGATCGCCGTGCAACGGAGGATGATGGCGTTGTGACGCGGCTGCGATCGGCGGGGTTCATTATCCTGGGCAAAACCGCCACCTCCCAACTGGCCTCCCTGCCCTACACCGAACCACCGGGCTTTGCCCCGGCCCGCAATCCCTGGAACCTGGACTATACCCCTGGGGGATCCAGCGGGGGAGCGGCGGCGGCCCTGGCGGCGGGTCTCTGTGCCGTGGCCCAAGGGTCTGATGGGGGGGGATCCCTACGGGGACCGGCCCTGTGCTGTGGGGTGGTGGGGCTGAAACCCAGCCGAGGCCGGGTCAGTTTTGCCCCCGTGGGCGATCGCATGGGGGGCATGGCAGTGAACGGTCCCCTGGGGCGCACGGTGGCAGACACCGCTGCCTTGCTGGATGTGATGGCGGGCTATGTCCAGGGGGATCCCTATTGGTTGCCCGATCCCCAGCCGTCATTTTTGGTCACCAGCCAACGGGCCAGCCGATCGGCCATCACCCCCCTGCGCATTGGTTTCACCACCACCATTCCCCCCTTCGGCTGTGCTGCTGCCCCCTGTAGCCAAGCCGTCGAGACCACCGCCCAGCGTCTGGCGGCTCTGGGTCACCATCTGGAACCCATGACCTTGCCCGATCTCACTCCCTTGATCGATCCCTTTACGGTGCTGTGGCAATGTGTCATCGCCGAAGCCCAGGTGCCTTGGGTGGTGTTGGAGCGGTTCAACCGCTGGCTGGCATGGCGGGCGGCCTGGATCAATAGCGGGGCTTATCAGCGGGCACTGACCCAGGTGCAACGCTTGGGGCGAACGATCGTGACAGCGACCGCCGCTTTTGATGCGGTGTTGTTGCCGGTGTATTTGCACCAACCCATCCGGGTGGGCCAGTGGCAGGGGCGATCGTCGGCCCAAACCCTCCAGGACGTGATCCGCTGGATTGCCCCCTGTCCCCCTTTCAATGCCAGCGGTCAACCGGCTTTGGCGTTGCCCACGGGGGAGTTAGACAGTCATGGATTGCCGTTGGGGGTGCAGTTGGTGGGGCGATCGGGGGATGAAGCCACCCTCTTAACCCTGGCGGCCCAGTTGGAAGCGGCCCATCCCTGGGCCTTGCGATCGCCCCTTGATGGCATCACCCCTTTTTGA
- the gpmI gene encoding 2,3-bisphosphoglycerate-independent phosphoglycerate mutase produces MAKATINPVVLVILDGWGYRESTEANAVATAQTPVMDSLWAAYPHTLIHTSGKAVGLPQGQMGNSEVGHLNLGAGRVVPQELVRISDAVEDGSLLHNEALVQTCQTVRERHSKLHLMGLCSDGGVHSHLSHLLGLLDLAKAQSVPEVCIHVITDGRDTNPQDAIRSIETIEHYIDQVGIGRISTISGRYYSMDRDHRWDRVEKAYRVMMEEGEGCGKTPLEVIQTSYAAGITDEFIEPVRLAPGAVGPEDGLIFFNFRPDRARQLTYAFVDPNFKGFECVPLESLSFTTFTQYDGSLAVKVAFPPQNLTNILGEVIAHHGLKQFRTAETEKYPHVTYFFNGGIEEPLPGEDRELIASPMVATYDKAPAMSAEQVTNTAVTALHKGDYSLMVMNYANPDMVGHTGQIEATVTAIETVDRCLGRLLGHISQVGGTAIITADHGNAECMRDADGNPWTAHTTNPVPLILVEGEGAKIPGHGTDVLLRKDGCLADVAPTILEILALPQPVEMTGRSLIQSSNTPDVLPQPVPVPVTQVR; encoded by the coding sequence ATGGCCAAAGCCACTATTAATCCCGTTGTGCTCGTTATTTTGGATGGTTGGGGTTACCGGGAATCCACAGAAGCCAATGCCGTGGCAACTGCACAGACCCCCGTTATGGATAGCCTTTGGGCTGCCTATCCCCACACCTTAATCCACACATCCGGGAAGGCAGTGGGCCTGCCCCAGGGACAGATGGGTAACTCGGAAGTGGGTCACCTCAACCTGGGGGCAGGACGGGTTGTCCCCCAGGAATTGGTGCGCATCTCCGATGCTGTGGAAGATGGTTCCTTGCTGCACAATGAAGCCTTGGTGCAAACCTGCCAGACTGTGCGGGAACGCCACAGCAAGCTCCACTTGATGGGTCTTTGTTCTGATGGGGGAGTCCACTCCCACCTGAGCCATTTGTTGGGCCTGTTGGATTTAGCCAAGGCGCAATCGGTGCCAGAGGTGTGCATCCATGTCATCACGGATGGTCGAGACACCAATCCCCAGGATGCTATCCGCTCCATTGAAACCATTGAACATTACATCGATCAGGTGGGGATCGGACGCATTAGCACCATTAGCGGTCGCTACTACAGCATGGATCGGGATCACCGTTGGGATCGGGTAGAAAAAGCCTATCGGGTGATGATGGAGGAGGGCGAAGGCTGTGGTAAAACCCCGCTGGAGGTGATTCAGACCTCCTATGCAGCGGGGATCACCGATGAATTCATTGAACCGGTACGCTTGGCCCCTGGTGCCGTTGGCCCTGAAGACGGCTTGATTTTCTTTAACTTCCGCCCCGATCGCGCCCGTCAGCTTACCTATGCCTTTGTTGATCCTAACTTTAAGGGTTTTGAGTGTGTTCCCTTGGAGTCCCTCAGCTTTACCACCTTTACCCAATATGATGGTTCCCTGGCGGTGAAGGTGGCGTTTCCGCCCCAAAACTTGACCAATATTCTGGGGGAAGTCATTGCCCACCATGGTCTCAAACAGTTCCGCACCGCTGAAACCGAGAAATATCCCCATGTCACCTATTTTTTTAATGGGGGCATTGAGGAGCCGTTACCGGGGGAAGATCGGGAACTGATTGCCAGCCCCATGGTGGCCACCTATGACAAAGCTCCTGCCATGTCAGCGGAACAGGTGACCAATACGGCAGTGACTGCTTTGCATAAAGGGGACTATTCCCTGATGGTGATGAATTATGCCAACCCGGACATGGTGGGGCATACGGGACAGATTGAGGCAACGGTGACGGCGATCGAAACCGTCGATCGCTGCCTAGGCCGATTATTGGGCCATATTTCCCAAGTGGGGGGAACGGCGATTATTACCGCCGATCATGGCAATGCGGAGTGTATGCGAGACGCTGATGGCAACCCCTGGACTGCCCACACCACCAATCCCGTGCCCCTGATTTTGGTGGAAGGGGAAGGGGCTAAGATTCCTGGCCATGGCACCGATGTGTTGTTGCGCAAGGATGGCTGTTTGGCAGACGTGGCTCCCACAATTCTGGAAATTCTGGCCTTGCCCCAACCGGTGGAAATGACCGGGCGATCGCTGATCCAATCCTCCAACACCCCCGACGTTCTCCCTCAGCCGGTGCCGGTGCCGGTCACCCAGGTCAGATAA
- a CDS encoding MBL fold metallo-hydrolase, protein MTIENNQFTVHFWGVRGSIASPGPETVRYGGNTPCLEIRVGGQRLIFDGGTGLRVLGQHLLAHTPIKAHLFFTHSHWDHIQGFPFFTPAFIPSNHFRIHGVIAPDGSTIEQRLSGQMLHPNFPIPLQIMGASMEFFDLEVGEKVDIGDVVVENALLNHPGEAVGYRINWQGHSVAYVTDTEHYPDRLDENVLKLADQADILIYDATYTDEEYYSPRYSKVGWGHSTWQEGVKLATAAGVKQFIIFHHDPLHNDAFLDAVAAAAVEKFPNTLMAQEGMVLSVMDETPASR, encoded by the coding sequence ATGACAATTGAAAACAACCAGTTTACCGTCCACTTCTGGGGAGTCCGGGGTAGCATTGCTTCCCCTGGCCCTGAAACAGTGCGCTATGGTGGCAACACCCCTTGTCTAGAGATTCGAGTGGGGGGGCAACGCTTAATTTTTGATGGGGGTACGGGGCTAAGGGTTTTGGGACAGCATTTATTAGCCCATACCCCCATAAAAGCCCATTTGTTTTTCACCCATTCCCATTGGGATCATATTCAAGGATTTCCCTTTTTTACCCCTGCCTTTATCCCCAGTAATCACTTTAGAATTCATGGGGTTATTGCCCCCGATGGATCCACGATCGAACAACGCCTGAGCGGCCAAATGCTCCACCCCAACTTTCCCATTCCCCTGCAAATTATGGGAGCTTCCATGGAGTTTTTTGACTTGGAAGTGGGGGAAAAAGTGGACATTGGGGACGTAGTGGTGGAAAATGCCTTACTCAATCACCCCGGCGAAGCGGTGGGCTATCGCATCAACTGGCAAGGTCATTCAGTCGCCTATGTGACCGATACGGAGCATTATCCCGATCGCCTGGATGAGAATGTTTTAAAGCTGGCGGATCAGGCGGACATTCTGATTTATGATGCCACCTACACCGATGAAGAATATTACTCCCCCAGATACAGCAAGGTTGGCTGGGGCCATTCCACCTGGCAAGAAGGGGTCAAGCTGGCGACAGCCGCAGGGGTCAAGCAATTTATTATTTTCCACCACGATCCCCTCCACAATGATGCCTTTTTGGATGCTGTGGCAGCAGCAGCAGTTGAGAAATTTCCCAATACCCTCATGGCCCAAGAAGGGATGGTACTGTCTGTCATGGATGAAACTCCAGCGTCACGGTAG